CCTGTGGCCCAACTCCACGTCCTCGCGAATGCGATTCCGCACCGCCTCGCTTTGCATGTCCGCGACAAACCGGTCGCCGTCAAGCCCCAGCTTCACCGCCTCGGCCCGATAGTCGAGCGAAGCGAGATCCTCGGACCAGGCACGCACCTCGGCCAGCATCCTCCAGAACAGCTCGTTGCCCCCCTGAAGCCGGGCCGCCTCCACAGCACGCGCTGCCTCACACGAATGCGGCGAACCACGACCCGGGGCATATTGGTTGCAGCCGTCCGAAAGCGGAAAGTGCTTGAAAACCACGCGCAACCGACCGTCGCTACGCGGCAGAATGGTCTTGGTCAACAGATCCTCAAATTCCTTGCATCTTGAGCAGGTCAAGTCGCTGAATACGATCATCGTCAGTGGTGCGTCGGCCGGCCCGCCACGAAAAGGTGCATCCGGCGAGATGGGTATCTCCATCTTGTCCCGCTTCAAGTACATCCGGGCAAGTATCTCCGGATCCCCGACAACCTCATCGACAATACCCTTGTTCTTGGCCACCTCCAAGGCGAAAACCGCCGCAACGGCGATCGCCCCCCCGATCACCCCGAAACTCACGGCCAGAGCCAGCGTCACCAGCGCCAGCCGAGCCGTCGGATGCGGTGCCGCAGGTATCGCTCCAGAACCCGGGCAGTCACCCCTCAGTGCGTAAGCGGCATCCTTTCGCCACCGACGGGGGCATGTCACAAGCACGATCACCAGCAACAAGAAGTTGATTGCGTGAATCGTCAGGCAGCCTGCGCACCACGCCTTGACTACCCTGGCCATGATGTACATGAAGAAGATGGACCAGCCGTTTCCCGCCAGAACCGCGACGAACGGCACCAACTGCCACCGCCGCCCCAATTCGTTGGGGCAGCCCACTCCCAGGAACCAGGCAGCGAGAAAAGAAAAATACAGTAAACCCAGAATAGGCACGGGCACGCGGATGCCGCCGTGGCTGGGCGTCGCCGCCTTACCGTCACTCGACCGCGCGCCGTCTTGCTCCCCCTTCTTGGGTCTCGGCGGAACAGTGCTCCAACGGCTCGAGGCAATTCTGTCACAGCCTCCGCTCGCCGCATCACACATCGCCGTCAGCAGACTGCTGCTCGACTTTCCAAATAGATGGTGGAGCAGCATTTGAGTGCTCAGGTAAGCCCCGAACAGCGAAAGCCCAATGGCCGTGATGACGAGCAACCGTTTGAGCCAGATCACCGGCTTTCTCCTTGTCCCCGCTGCGCGGGGGCCCGCAAACCCCGGCGGCCGCCGATTCCACACCTTGCACAGCCCGCTCGGATTTCCCCGATAGCCGACTCCAGGGAATACGCCTTCCCGACCTCCGCGGAAGGGCGGATTATCTCACGCAGGCGGTACGATACAAGGGGGCCATGGGACAATACGCCCCAAGGCGTCCGTCACAGTCGGGCCAAGGGTGCCGCCGGCCGCCTCTCTGCCGGTTTCGTGACGGTACAGGCGGGGAAATCGCCAGTGCCTTCTGCCGCTCCGGGTCTGTGCAGGCGGAAAAGCCCCCGTGGCAAACGGAATATGACCCTGCGAAATGCGTCACGGTCACTGCCTTCACATCACGCATGAATGGACGGTATAGCCGGTCGACGCGGGCAAACATCTTGTCACCGGCCAAAGGCGCTTGTATCGTTTGTGTGACGACCTCAATGTCTTCTGCACTCGCGACTCCCCCCCACCGGCGACGGCCGCTTCAAAGCATCCGCGCCATGAACAGATTTTGTCGAGGAGATCTTCCCTGGCGGCCGATGAATTAAACGGCTTGTGTCAGGCCAAACGGCCGGGCGAGGGTCTCACCGTCGCCCGGATTCTTCGCCGGCCGCCCGACTCGCTGGGAAGATCGGCGGCTGCTTGTGGGGTTCCCAAACTGTGGAGGTTTCTTGCATGTGTCCATATAGCATTATCGCGATGCTCCTGGCGATCTTTCAGGCACTGGGCGCGATTTTTGGCGGCGCCTCGTAACCGGCGGGCACGGGAGAGAGGTTCAACAGGGACTTCCAGGGCCTGCCCGAAAAGCGGCGCCACCGCCCGCTGAACGCCAGCTTGACACGGCGTCCACGAGCAACGGTGCGTCTTCTTCTCTTCGGGCAGGCCCCCGTCTTGCGCTGAACGCTGGGATTCAATTAGCGCAGGCCGGATCCGGCGCCGTGTTCTCGCCGCTCATGCATCGCTGAAAGACGCTGAAATCGGCCTGGTCAACATCGTTGTCCGCGTCAAAGTCCTTCCCCTCGCAGCCGGCCAGAACGGATACGCCGGGCCCCGACGCGCAGATCTCGAACGCATCATAATCGTCCGCATCCACGTCGCAGTCGGCGTCGAAATCCGCACCAACAAGCGGTTTGAGCGTCAACCCTGCCTCCTCCGATGTGGCGCTGCCGGACCCGTTGCTCACCACGCAACGGTAGTCACCCGCGTCATCCGCGTCGGCACTCGAAACCGTCAAAGTCGCCGTCGTCACGCCCGAGTAGTGACCGCCGTCGCTCAGGTCGCTTTGATTCTTCTGCCACAGATATGAAAGAGGCATATCCCCTGTCGCCGATACCGTGAACGTGGCGGTGCCGCCCGGGCAGACGTTCTGGGGCGCCGGGTGCCGGGTTATCGCAGGCGGGGTGCCGCCGAGTACCAGGTCGTCCCTCCGAACACCGGCGGCAATGACCTGCACACTTGGATGCGTCACGACCGGGTAGCCGTCCTTGCCGGCCGTCACGCTGTAATATGTTCCCGAGGCACCAGCCGTGATGTTCGTAACGATGTAATAACCGCCGGCGTCGGTCTGCACGCTCGGGAGCGCCCCCACCTGAACGGTCGCATCGTCCACCGGCAGCCCGGTACTGCCGTCAGTGACTCGCCCGTAGAGTATCCCTTCCGTCGCCGTCGCCGGATCCTTCCAGGGCATCGGCGGAACCGGAACAGGATAGTGAAAGAAGTTCTCCGCCACGTACGGATACCAATCGGTCCACGTAAGCCCCGCGTCATTGGTCGTGGCATACGAATACGTACACAGACCGTCCGCACCCGCCGCCCGAGCGTACTCCATCTGAACGACGCTGTTGGCAAACGAGTTCATGTAGATGCCGGGTCCGATGATGGTCTGGCGGTTGTATCGCCACAAGTTGATACTGTTGTCCACCCAGTCGCGATAGGTCTGCGCGTAGGAACCGTCTTCATCGAAATAGGCCATCAGAACGGGCGAGTCCAGATACGCCTTTGACTGCCAGTCCTCCCAGTCGCTGAAGACCTCGTAGTAGGGCCGTGTGTTATGAAAATCGGTGCTGCACGGATGCCACGTCACGACCGCCGAAGAATAACGGACCGGCTGGCGCGGGTTGCTCGTGATCAGCGGGATCTCCCAGGTCATCCGGCGTACAACCTCGGTCACGGTGCGGCGCCGGAAATCGTCCCACTGAGTGTCACCCGTGGGACTGGGCACGTCGGTCCGGTTATAGATTCGCTGGAACCGCTTGAGGCTTGAGTTTTCGTAGCTCGTGTCCGCAGGATAACCGGAATCCCTGTTCGTGTAGCGGATGTAGTCCCAGTGGATGCCGTCAATCTCGTAGTCGGTCACCAACTCGCGCACGATCGAGGCAAGGTAATCCTGGACATCAGGTGAACCAGGGTCAAACTCATAGTAGCTGCCGACCTTTGCGACGGTCCCCATGTTGGCCAGCGGAACCTTGAGCCACTCCGGATGGGCGGCCAAAAAGGCGTTGCCCGGCGGCGGCCATTTCGACGACACCCGAAAGGCCACCAGCCAGCAGTGGACCTGGAGTCCGCTGGCGTGAGCCTGCTGAACCATGTAGGCGAGCGGATCAAAGGATTCCGTCACATAGACCGACCGGGCCACGATGTCGGACTTCCAGTATGCCCCGTGTGAGCCGACCTCGTTGTCGTGGAAAGCCAGCACTTCTGGTACTATCGCATTGTAGTTCCCCTGCACCGCCAGACTGATCATCTGATCGATCTGGGCGGCGTTCTGCATCCCTACATGAAAGACATCCACCCAGAAACCGCGGAATTCCGGCCGAATCTCCGCGAACACCGCCGTTACCGTCTTGTCCACGTCCATGGTCACGCTGGTGTCGGCGGACGTCGGATCGGCGACGTCCGAACCGGCTGAGACCGTCCAATGGCTGAACCGGTAGCCGGACGCCGGACTGGCCGCGATCGAAACCACGTCGCCCTCCAGGTAGCCGTATGGCCCGCCCTCGGCCGGCGTGGTCGTACCCGCCCCGGCCGGACTCACTGCCATCGTGAGACTGACCGGCTCGGGTTTGTAAAAGCGAACGGCGTCCGCATAAACCCGCGCCCCGGCGGTTGCCGACTGATTCGTCAGGCTGACGCGCCCGTTGGCCGACGAGCCCTCCAGGAATTCGAACGTGCCGAGCGAGACCCATTGCCCCGTGTTCGTCTGTTGGTTGACGAGAAAAGTCTGACTCCCGCCGTTGTAGTGAACTGTGTACCGGGCGTCGGTGATATGCGTGCCGTCTCCCGACGGATACCACACGAACACCTCGTAATCACCGCTTGCCGGAATGGTCGGTTGCCACTGAACCTCCCCGCTGGCCGTCGTGGCCGTGGTCGCACGCCGGTAATTCATACCGTATTCGCCGGTCCCGCTTGTTCGCGTGCTCCAAACCCCGGACAACGCAGTGAAGCCGGCGTCGGTGTTATCCACGATCACTTCCGCGGCCGGCAACACAGCCGGGACACCCAGAATCGCAAGATACCCCGTAACAACGAGACGTACCGGAAACGAGGGATACATCTTTCCGCTCCTTTCACATCAACCCGATGGGCGGGAGCCGCTCTCCATACACTACCGACGGTACTGCTTCGCTCTCCAGACAGCCGGCACATGATTCTCCAGCCGGCAAACGAACCGCCTTTATGGTAGCGTCAACGTACCGGCTGCGCCTAGTCCTTGGTTCACTTGCCATGGCGTGAAACGCCGCGAGAAACCAGATAGAATTACGCTTCATTTTGTCGAGTTGCTTGCGGAACAGCCGTGAGCCCTGCTTGTGCGCCTCAAAGCACGGGCCGATCGCTGTGAGCAGGCGGTATGGCGGCGTCTCGGTCGTCGCGGCGACCGGCATACGCCTTTTCACTGAAAGGAGCACTCAGGCATGCGATCCGTCGATTACCTTGTGCTCGGAGTCGGGCTGTGCGCTCTTGCACTGTCATCATCCGCAGCCGTCGGAAACGAAACAACCCTTACACTATCCAACCAGCACCTGTCGCTCGACATTGACCTCCGCCTCGACGGCGGGCACGTTGGACTAAAGGACCTCAAAACCAACCAGCTATACGAGGCCGCCGACTTCGGCATCGTCCGGGTCTACGACAGCACCGAGGACCGCACCCGGGTGCTGATCATCAGCCCTGACGTCGAGGCCTTCACGTGCAAGGTTACAATCGACCGCCTTACCGACACGCAAGCCGTTATCCGCCTGTCCACCGGCGCCGGCTCTGCCTCGGCCATGGGCACCCAAAGCTTCGGCATCTCGCTGGATGTCGAACTCACACTCAAAGACAACGCCCTGGAATACGCCATTCCGATCGCGAGTCTCAAAGAAAACCTGCCCCAGCGCTGGCGGCTCATGAATGTCGAGATCTTCCCCCACCTCGGAGCCACGCCGGCCGGCTCACCGGGCTACCTCCTCATCCCAAGTTGGTCCGGCGCCGTGTACTACTTCGACCGCAACCATCCGCGAGCCAATCCGCAATACACTCAACCCGGCCACGGCGACCCAACCACCGAGAGCGGCCTGCGAACGCGCTGGAGCTTCCGGCCCGACGCCCCCGCCGAGTACGGGACCATGATGTACGGCCTTCAAGCCGCCTGGGAGGACCAGTCACAGCAACCGGTGTACGCCACCATCCGCGACGGCGCAGGGCTGGCAGGAATCCTGCTCGGCGGCGAGTACGACACCGAAATCCGCGCCCGGCGAGACCAGGGCCCCAATCGCACCTGCTCGATCAACCCGATCTGGCACTACCGGCGGTATTGGCACTCCAAACTCGATCCCGTCGACCGGCGCGTGCGGCTGGTTGCCCTCGGTCCTGACCAAGCGAACTACTCGGGCGTCGGCAACCTGCTGCGCGACTACCTGATCGGCGAGAAAGGGGTCAAAACCCTTCGCCGGCGAGCCGAGACGAACGAAGAAGTCAAATACTTCGTCGATTCGATCTACCTGCGGGTGATGATGGGCATGAAGCGGTTCTCGCTCGACGGCCAGGGCGAGATGCGCTCTTTCCAGTCCTGGGACCAGTTCCGCGAGGCGATACCGCTGTTCCAGCAGGCCGGCTTCGAGAAGATCAACTTCGTGTTCGTCGGCGCCAACTTCGCCGGTCACGACGGAGCCCATCCGACGGTCTTTCCCCTCGAGCCCGCCCACGGCGGCGAACCCGCGTTCCGCAGAATGATGGAGCGGCTCAACGCGGCCGGCTACCGCGCGTGCTTTCACCTCAACTACAAGGATGTCTACCAGTGCTCGCCCGACTGGACGCCGCAGGCCATTCAGGTCAACGAATGGGGCGAGCTGCGCTACCACGGGGCCTGGATCGGCGGCTTCTCATATCAGGGCATCCCCCAGGAAATGCTCGAGCGGTTCGGTAAACGCGACCTGCCCAGATTGCGCGAACTGGGCCTGCGCGGGATGCACTATTGGGACGCCTGTCTGTCCGTCATGGAGGAGACCTTCCCGGCCCGAAGCGGCGTGCCCAACAACCGCATCATCACCCGCCGCGAATACGGCGAGGGAGCGATCGAATACTTCAGATACGCGGCCGAAATCTTCGGCACCGTCGGCTGTGAGACGAGCATCGTGCCGCTGCTCGGCATCATCGTGAACGCAGGAAACACCACGTATCCCGGCGACGGCGCATCCCGCAAGTTCCCGGGCAACGGTTTCTGCGAGGCTGGCCTCATCGACCACTGGGTGCCCATGCAGCACGTCGTCTACCACGGCCTGTGCTGCTACGGCGGCGGCGCCGAACTGGCCGGACGCACCGGCTACGAGTTC
Above is a window of Phycisphaerae bacterium DNA encoding:
- a CDS encoding vitamin K epoxide reductase family protein translates to MIWLKRLLVITAIGLSLFGAYLSTQMLLHHLFGKSSSSLLTAMCDAASGGCDRIASSRWSTVPPRPKKGEQDGARSSDGKAATPSHGGIRVPVPILGLLYFSFLAAWFLGVGCPNELGRRWQLVPFVAVLAGNGWSIFFMYIMARVVKAWCAGCLTIHAINFLLLVIVLVTCPRRWRKDAAYALRGDCPGSGAIPAAPHPTARLALVTLALAVSFGVIGGAIAVAAVFALEVAKNKGIVDEVVGDPEILARMYLKRDKMEIPISPDAPFRGGPADAPLTMIVFSDLTCSRCKEFEDLLTKTILPRSDGRLRVVFKHFPLSDGCNQYAPGRGSPHSCEAARAVEAARLQGGNELFWRMLAEVRAWSEDLASLDYRAEAVKLGLDGDRFVADMQSEAVRNRIREDVELGHR
- a CDS encoding family 10 glycosylhydrolase produces the protein MYPSFPVRLVVTGYLAILGVPAVLPAAEVIVDNTDAGFTALSGVWSTRTSGTGEYGMNYRRATTATTASGEVQWQPTIPASGDYEVFVWYPSGDGTHITDARYTVHYNGGSQTFLVNQQTNTGQWVSLGTFEFLEGSSANGRVSLTNQSATAGARVYADAVRFYKPEPVSLTMAVSPAGAGTTTPAEGGPYGYLEGDVVSIAASPASGYRFSHWTVSAGSDVADPTSADTSVTMDVDKTVTAVFAEIRPEFRGFWVDVFHVGMQNAAQIDQMISLAVQGNYNAIVPEVLAFHDNEVGSHGAYWKSDIVARSVYVTESFDPLAYMVQQAHASGLQVHCWLVAFRVSSKWPPPGNAFLAAHPEWLKVPLANMGTVAKVGSYYEFDPGSPDVQDYLASIVRELVTDYEIDGIHWDYIRYTNRDSGYPADTSYENSSLKRFQRIYNRTDVPSPTGDTQWDDFRRRTVTEVVRRMTWEIPLITSNPRQPVRYSSAVVTWHPCSTDFHNTRPYYEVFSDWEDWQSKAYLDSPVLMAYFDEDGSYAQTYRDWVDNSINLWRYNRQTIIGPGIYMNSFANSVVQMEYARAAGADGLCTYSYATTNDAGLTWTDWYPYVAENFFHYPVPVPPMPWKDPATATEGILYGRVTDGSTGLPVDDATVQVGALPSVQTDAGGYYIVTNITAGASGTYYSVTAGKDGYPVVTHPSVQVIAAGVRRDDLVLGGTPPAITRHPAPQNVCPGGTATFTVSATGDMPLSYLWQKNQSDLSDGGHYSGVTTATLTVSSADADDAGDYRCVVSNGSGSATSEEAGLTLKPLVGADFDADCDVDADDYDAFEICASGPGVSVLAGCEGKDFDADNDVDQADFSVFQRCMSGENTAPDPACAN
- a CDS encoding DUF5696 domain-containing protein, producing MRSVDYLVLGVGLCALALSSSAAVGNETTLTLSNQHLSLDIDLRLDGGHVGLKDLKTNQLYEAADFGIVRVYDSTEDRTRVLIISPDVEAFTCKVTIDRLTDTQAVIRLSTGAGSASAMGTQSFGISLDVELTLKDNALEYAIPIASLKENLPQRWRLMNVEIFPHLGATPAGSPGYLLIPSWSGAVYYFDRNHPRANPQYTQPGHGDPTTESGLRTRWSFRPDAPAEYGTMMYGLQAAWEDQSQQPVYATIRDGAGLAGILLGGEYDTEIRARRDQGPNRTCSINPIWHYRRYWHSKLDPVDRRVRLVALGPDQANYSGVGNLLRDYLIGEKGVKTLRRRAETNEEVKYFVDSIYLRVMMGMKRFSLDGQGEMRSFQSWDQFREAIPLFQQAGFEKINFVFVGANFAGHDGAHPTVFPLEPAHGGEPAFRRMMERLNAAGYRACFHLNYKDVYQCSPDWTPQAIQVNEWGELRYHGAWIGGFSYQGIPQEMLERFGKRDLPRLRELGLRGMHYWDACLSVMEETFPARSGVPNNRIITRREYGEGAIEYFRYAAEIFGTVGCETSIVPLLGIIVNAGNTTYPGDGASRKFPGNGFCEAGLIDHWVPMQHVVYHGLCCYGGGAELAGRTGYEFNAAPTREEIDKIRKEYLETQQWNGPLVYEFITDHHMLAPGVFRTTLSDGTKIYVNKTGQDWTGEGVTVTAKKHLIRHPR